In Fusobacterium sp., a single genomic region encodes these proteins:
- a CDS encoding amidohydrolase → MIIDTLLYNGEFHSMDKNNSIYEAVGIKDGKISFLGKDKEIQKINVKEKIDMKGKLVLPGFVDTHLHALDYAETKKFIKLNGSDSVDEVIKRSREHYKKNGLCQDWLIGWGWNQSEFKDGNDFIYKEDLDKISAEYPIILLRVCAHVAVVNSKAMELILENEITEEAMEYIDTEKGILRESSITVYRKTLAKPTIEYIKEMILSAQEDFLKEGITQVHSADYFSAVPEEDWEKVITAYTELEKEGKLKVRTYEQCMFFIYKNFEEFIAKGYRTGQGGEYFKIGPLKVISDGSLGARTAYMNEPYSDDSETRGIQILDENQLRKFFKKAKENNMQIAVHGIGDGAIEIAADILNEVNKDNLSNPMRDGIVHAQITNKRIIDKMVKGNITAYIQPVFIDTDMEIAEERLGKERTFSSYAWKTMLDEGLHISGGSDAPVVSFNILENIYFAVTSKNIKGFPEDGWMPSQKLTIDEAVRLFTVNAAYQSFEENIKGTLEIGKHADIVGLERNIYIIPEDEIKDVKVSFTMVNGRIVYKKN, encoded by the coding sequence ATGATTATAGACACGTTATTGTATAATGGAGAATTTCATTCAATGGATAAGAATAATTCCATTTATGAAGCAGTGGGGATAAAAGATGGAAAAATATCTTTTCTTGGAAAAGATAAGGAGATTCAAAAAATAAATGTCAAAGAAAAAATTGATATGAAAGGTAAATTAGTTCTGCCTGGGTTTGTGGATACACACCTTCATGCTTTAGATTATGCAGAAACAAAAAAATTCATAAAGCTTAATGGTTCAGATTCAGTTGATGAGGTTATCAAAAGAAGCAGAGAACATTATAAAAAAAATGGATTATGCCAGGATTGGCTTATAGGTTGGGGTTGGAATCAATCAGAATTTAAAGATGGAAATGATTTTATTTATAAAGAGGATCTGGATAAAATATCTGCTGAATATCCTATAATTTTATTGAGAGTGTGTGCTCACGTTGCTGTAGTGAATTCTAAAGCTATGGAATTAATATTAGAAAATGAAATCACAGAAGAAGCTATGGAATATATAGATACTGAAAAGGGAATTTTAAGAGAATCTTCAATTACAGTTTATAGAAAGACTTTAGCAAAACCAACTATTGAATATATTAAAGAAATGATACTTTCAGCACAGGAAGATTTTCTTAAGGAAGGAATAACACAAGTACATAGTGCTGATTACTTTTCAGCAGTTCCAGAGGAAGATTGGGAAAAAGTGATAACAGCTTACACTGAACTTGAAAAAGAAGGAAAACTGAAAGTTAGAACTTATGAACAATGTATGTTTTTTATTTATAAAAATTTTGAAGAATTTATAGCAAAAGGCTATAGAACAGGACAAGGAGGAGAATATTTTAAAATAGGTCCTTTAAAAGTTATTTCAGATGGGTCACTAGGGGCTCGTACTGCTTATATGAATGAACCTTATTCAGATGATTCTGAAACTCGTGGAATACAGATTTTAGATGAAAACCAATTGAGAAAGTTTTTCAAAAAAGCTAAAGAAAATAATATGCAGATAGCAGTACATGGAATAGGTGATGGAGCTATAGAAATAGCAGCTGACATTTTGAACGAAGTAAATAAGGATAATCTTTCAAATCCTATGAGAGATGGAATAGTTCATGCACAGATAACAAACAAGAGAATAATTGATAAAATGGTAAAGGGAAATATAACAGCTTATATACAGCCAGTTTTTATAGATACTGATATGGAGATAGCAGAAGAAAGATTAGGAAAAGAAAGAACTTTTTCATCATATGCATGGAAAACAATGCTAGATGAAGGATTACATATTTCAGGAGGGTCAGATGCACCAGTAGTGAGCTTTAATATTTTAGAAAATATTTATTTTGCAGTAACAAGCAAGAATATAAAAGGGTTTCCTGAAGATGGATGGATGCCATCACAAAAATTAACTATAGATGAAGCAGTGAGATTGTTTACAGTAAATGCTGCCTATCAATCATTTGAAGAAAATATAAAAGGAACATTGGAAATTGGCAAACATGCAGATATAGTAGGACTTGAAAGAAATATTTATATTATTCCAGAAGATGAGATAAAAGATGTAAAAGTAAGTTTTACAATGGTTAATGGAAGAATAGTATATAAGAAAAATTAA